The DNA window GTGACATTGGCACCGATCTGCCGCTGCTGGTTGGTATGGTGATGGCCAGCGGAATAGATGCTGGATGGGCATTCCTCCTCTTTGGCGTCCTGCAAATCGCCTCTGCCCTCATCTACGCTATT is part of the Candidatus Latescibacter sp. genome and encodes:
- a CDS encoding molybdate transporter family protein; this encodes MRLAGYVNTILTRRRLQFNRQELSGAFGDIGTDLPLLVGMVMASGIDAGWAFLLFGVLQIASALIYAIL